In one window of Pseudochaenichthys georgianus unplaced genomic scaffold, fPseGeo1.2 scaffold_755_arrow_ctg1, whole genome shotgun sequence DNA:
- the LOC117444220 gene encoding NLR family CARD domain-containing protein 3-like, producing the protein MLAARAGIEPTTFWLKDDRSPAAVCSKLKSTLKERFQCVFEGIAKAGNQTLLNQIYTELYITEGGSAEVNKEHEVRQIETASRKPHRPETTIRQEDLFKASPGRDAPIRAVLTKGVAGIGKTVLTQKFTLDWAEGKANQDIQFIFPFTFRELNVVRENKYSLVELVHHFFPETRDAGICRFDRFPVVFIFDGLDECRLPLDFLNTEVLTDVTESTSVDVLLTNLIRGKLLPSARLWITTRPAAANQIPPECVDMVTEVRGFTDPQKEEYFRKRFRDQKQAGTIISHIKTSRSLHIMCHIPVFCWISASVLEEVLKTREGGELPKTLTEMYIHFLVVQSKVKSIKYDGGAETDPHWSPESREMMEALGKLAFEQLQKGNLIFYESDLTECGIDIRAASVYSGVFTQVFREERGLYQDKVFCFVHLSVQEFLAALHVHLTFISSGVNLLAEEPTSSQKTRDKPELTHLYQSAVDQALQSPNGHLDLFLRFLLGLSLQTNQELLRGLLTQTGSDSGTEEETVQYIKKKIEEDLSPERSINLFHCLNELNDRSLVKQIQQYLSSGSLSTDKLSPAQWSALVFILLSSGEVLDVFDLKKYSASEEALLRLLPVVKASNKALLSGCDLSERSCAALSSVLSSQSSSLRELDLSNNDLLNPGVKLLSAGLESPHCELETLSLSGCLVTEEGCVSLASALSSNSSSHLRELDLSYNHPGDSGEKLLSAGREDPLWRLETLRMDHGGLQWLKPGVRKYACELELDSNTAHRNLKLSEDNRTVTAQEEEPDPDHPEKLDCWPQLMCREALTGRCYWEVEWKGRVYISVTYRGISRRGEREDCGFGRNDQSWSLYCSGGGYYVWHNNSSTSITSSSSPSGRVAVYLDHPAGSLSFYRVSSDKLIHLHTFRTTFTEPLYAGFGFGFGSPGSSASLVPLQV; encoded by the exons atgttggctgcacgggctgggatcgaacccacaaccttctggttgaaagacgacc GATCTCCTGCTGCAGTGTGCAGTAAACTCAAGTCCACCCTGAAGGAGAGGTTCCAGTGTGTGTTTGAGGGCATCGCTAAAGCAGGAAACCAAACCCTGCTGAACCAGATCTACACAGAGCTCTACATCACAGAGGGGGGGTCTGCAGAGGTCAACAAGGAACATGAGGTCAGACAGATTGAAACAGCATCCAGGAAACCACACAGACCAGAAACAACCATCAGACAAGAAGACCTCTTTAAAGCCTCACCTGGAAGAGATGCACCAATCAGAGCAGTGCTGACAAAGGGCGTGGCTGGCATTGGGAAGACAGTCTTAACACAGAAGTTCACTCTGGACTGGGCTGAAGGCAAAGCCAACCAGGACATCCAGTTCATATTTCCCTTCACCTTCAGAGAGCTGAACGTGGTGAGAGAGAACAAGTACAGCTTGGTGGAACTCGTTCATCACTTCTTCCCTGAAACCAGAGACGCAGGAATCTGCAGGTTCGATCGGTTCCCGGTCGTGTTCATCTTTGACGGTCTGGATGAGTGTCGACTTCCTCTGGACTTCCTCAACACTGAGGTCCTGACTGACGTCACAGAATCCACCTCAGTGGATGTGCTGCTGACAAACCTCATCAGGGGGAAGCTGCTTCCCTCTGCTCGCCTCTGGATAACCACACGACCtgcagcagccaatcagatcCCTCCTGAGTGTGTGGACATGGTGACAGAGGTCCGAGGGTTCACTGACCCACAGAAggaggagtacttcaggaagagGTTCAGAGATCAGAAGCAGGCCGGCACCATCATCTCCCACATCAAGACCTCACGAAGCCTCCACATCATGTGCCACATCCCAGtcttctgctggatctctgcttCAGTTCTGGAGGAGGTGTTGAAAaccagagagggaggagagctgCCCAAGACCCTGACTGAGATGTACATCCACTTCCTGGTGGTTCAGTCCAAAGTGAAGAGCATCAAGTATGATGGAGGAGCTGAGACCGATCCACACTGGAGTCCAGAGAGCAGGGAGATGATGGAGGCTCTGGGGAAACTGGCTTTTGAGCAGCTGCAGAAAGGCAACCTGATCTTCTATGAGTCCGACCTGACCGAGTGTGGCATCGATATCAGAGCAGCCTCAGTGTACTCAGGAGTTTTCACACAGGTCtttagagaggagagaggactgTACCAGGACAAGGTGTTCTGCTTCGTCCATCTGAGCGTTCAGGAGTTTCTGGCTGCTCTTCATGTCCATCTGACCTTCATCAGCTCTGGAGTCAACCTGCTGGCAGAAGAACCAACTTCCTCCCAGAAGACTAGAGACAAACCTGAACTAACACATCTCTACCAGAGTGCTGTGGACCAGGCCTTACAGAGTCCAAACGGACACCTGGACTTGTTCCTGCGCTTCCTCCTGGGTCTTTCTCTGCAGACCAATCAGGAACTCCTACGAGGCCTGctcacacagacaggaagtgactcAGGGACTGAAGAGGAAACAGTCCAGTACATCAAGAAGAAGATTGAAGAGGATCTGTCTCCAGAGAGAAGCATCAACCTGTTCCACTGTCTGAATGAACTGAATGATCGTTCTCTAGTGAAGCAGATCCAACAGTACCTGAGTTCAGGAAGTCTCTCCACAGATAAACTGTCTCCTGCTCAGTGGTCAGCTCTGGTCTTCATCTTACTGTCATCAGGGGAAGTTCTGGACGTGTTTGACCTGAAGAAATACTCTGCTTCAGAGGAGGCTCTTCTGAGGCTGCTGCCAGTGGTCAAAGCCTCCAACAAAGCTCT ACTGAGTGGCTGTGACCTGTCAGAGAGAAGCTGTGcagctctgtcctcagtccTCAGCTCCCAGTCCTCTAGTCTGAGAGAGCTGGACCTGAGTAACAACGACCTGCTGAATCCAGGAGTGAAGCTGCTGTCTGCTGGACTGGAGAGTCCACACTGTGAACTGGAGACTCTCAG tctgTCAGGCTGTCTGGTCACAGAGGAAGGCTGTGTTTCTCTGGCTTCAGCTCTGAGCTCCAACTCCTCCTCCCATCTGAGAGAGCTGGACCTGAGCTACAATCATCCAGGAGACTCAGGAGAGAAGCTGCTGTCTGCTGGACGTGAGGATCCACTCTGGAGACTGGAAACACTCAG GATGGACCATGGTGGACTGCAGTGGTTGAAACCTGGTGTGAGGAAGT ACGCCTGTGAACTGGAGCTGGACTCGAACACAGCTCACAGGAACCTCAAACTGTCTGAAGACAACAGGACGGTGACAGCTCAGGAGGAGGAGCCTGATCCTGATCATCCAGAGAAGTTAGACTGCTGGCCTCAGCTGATGTGCAGAGAAGCTCTGACTGGTCGCTGCTACTGGGAGGTGGAGTGGAAAGGAAGGGTTTATATATCCGTCACTTACAGAggaatcagcaggagaggagagagagaggactgTGGGTTTGGAAGGAATGATCAGTCCTGGAGTCTGTACTGCTCTGGTGGGGGTTACTATGTCTGGCACAATAACAGCTCAACAAGcatcacctcctcctcctccccctctggGAGAGTAGCAGTGTATCTGGATCATCCTGCTGGCTCTCTCTCCTTCTACAGAGTCTCCTCTGACAAACTGATCCACCTGCACACCTTCAGAACCACATTCACTGAACCTCTCTACGCTGGCTTTGGGTTTGGGTTTGGGTCACCTGGTTCCTCAGCGTCTCTGGTTCCTCTGCAGGTCTGA